A window from Leishmania donovani BPK282A1 complete genome, chromosome 27 encodes these proteins:
- a CDS encoding tubulin-tyrosine ligase-like protein — protein sequence MRPFTSTAVTPTAAAAAPASSMSSPAPLRKAQESATGSAGSYFLGSSTFSVYEEMARQLREEGWRRKTETAIATADFILGDRFHIPYTLLRVERMALSSWFGGTRWVNYFEGSHRLTLKAAMVQLMKEVDTHWAKWLPESYAIGGDQLKKADERRALLDALAAAGDDDAVWIVKPSSGAKGRHILLLRASAVPEWLERLPECSRSMYVVQRYVDRPLLLSNGRKFDIRVWALLVSPYSIYAYTQVSCRTASEPYDLSDITNTHAHLTNHCLQKDAAHFGEYEEENEMWLPQLQSYLTSIGKPADLLETRVLPAIKELLVRTLLAMMPEIAVPATEAYKCFQLFGYDMILTEEAEVRLLEINGSPGIAERFLTPLVRSMRELLGAGPKDGTGSKTAACNSDDTSHEGFSENGSSSSSGCASPASTSNSCPGRRRTSRAFSAATPATGVTRNWRLEDEGFVLLWRRGDAVPPGLVGVC from the coding sequence ATGCGGCCCTTCACCAGCACGGCCGTGACTcccactgcagcggctgccgcacccgcCTCCTCAATGTCCTCCCCTGCGCCCTTGAGGAAGGCGCAGGAGAGCGCGACGGGATCCGCCGGGTCATATTTTTTAGGTTCCTCAACCTTTTCCGTCTACGAGGAGATggcgcgccagctgcgcgaggagggaTGGCGGCGCAAGACGGAGACAGCGATCGCCACGGCGGACTTCATCCTGGGCGATCGCTTCCACATTCCTTACACCCTTCTGCGGGTCGAGCGGATGGCGCTGTCATCGTGGTTTGGCGGGACACGGTGGGTGAACTACTTCGAGGGCTCACATCGGCTGACGCTCAAGGCGGCGATGGTACAGCTGATGAAGGAGGTCGACACGCACTGGGCCAAGTGGTTGCCAGAGTCGTATGCGATTGGCGGGGACCAGCTAAAGAAGGCGGATgagcggcgcgcgctgctggatgcgctcgcggcggcaggcgacgATGATGCCGTGTGGATCGTGAAGCCCAGCAGCGGGGCGAAGGGCCGGCACATTCTGCTGCTCCGCGCCTCCGCTGTACCGGAGtggctggagcggctgcctGAGTGTAGCAGATCCATGTACGTGGTACAGCGCTACGTCGATCGCCCGCTGTTGCTCAGTAACGGCCGCAAGTTCGACATTCGCGTGTGGGCACTGCTGGTGAGTCCCTACAGCATCTACGCCTACACACAAgtcagctgccgcaccgcgaGTGAGCCGTACGACTTGTCAGATATCACcaacacccacgcacacctcACGAACCACTGCCTGCAGAAGGATGCAGCGCATTTTGGCGAGTACGAAGAGGAAAACGAGATGTGGCTGCCGCAACTGCAGTCCTACCTCACCTCCATCGGCAAGCCGGCAGATCTTCTAGAGACCCGCGTGCTTCCCGCCATCAAGGAGCTCCTCGTGCGCACGCTCCTCGCAATGATGCCGGAGATAGCCGTTCCCGCGACGGAGGCGTACAAGTGCTTCCAGCTTTTCGGCTACGACATGATCctcacggaggaggcggaggtgcggctgctAGAGATCAACGGCTCTCCTGGCATTGCGGAGCGCTTCCTTACCCCGCTGGTGCGGAGCATGCGGGAGCTTCTCGGGGCAGGGCCAAAGGACGGCACAGGGTCGAAAACAGCCGCCTGCAACTCCGACGACACGTCTCATGAGGGGTTTAGCGAGAAcggtagcagcagcagcagtggctgcGCCAGCCCGGCAAGTACATCCAACAGCTGCCCAGGGAGACGACGCACTTCGCGTGCTTtctcagcagcgacgccggccACAGGGGTTACGCGGAATTGGCGGCTGGAGGACGAGGGCTTCGTGCTGCTATGGCGtcgcggcgatgcggtgcCACCTGGTTTGGTGGGTGTGTGCTAG
- a CDS encoding protein kinase, putative — translation MGLTAEAIAPSEGHFRHHYSLGDEIGKGAYAVVFRCNHRETKAVYAVKIVDKRKAGPKDIDDITHEIDVMGRIGYHPNVVQMIEYFSTERRFYIILDLLSGGMLFDRIIELKHYSESNASVLVRNVLSGLAHIHSRGVIHRDLKPENLLLRYAASPSTSPNSNLTDVCLADFGLAGYVPSTTCCGSPSYIAPEVISVGYYRTRKEPYDAKCDIWSIGVITYILLSGKMPFHGNSFKETFELIVSNRWSFNSDTWASVTPTAKDFIQACLTYDPVERPTALELLQHPWLANEQPHVHLGRSLESLRDLTKKKVKAAVQVFCWTQSLLGPLDWTPPFMRFLRHTDKFSTVLTHQSQTDPKQVHTVDFSKALDHKKPGWRIQDCCTCPSEQVCRHIQNVHEYLFVGKRSMEVYPFIDELRMMHEEAEDSLTADPRDAEARKRLDQVNYLIEAACVFSDELAKVPAGELKPNLMLDGSRNTLFRALGGSRSVTKTWHGSDKEDVAHRVVEKMRAQKLASPATGKTTKAAAMPPSSTPTPKPSSKPSSSKRITTTPNAGTPSRRS, via the coding sequence ATGGGCCTCACTGCAGAGGCGATCGCCCCATCGGAGGGGCACTTTAGACACCACTACTCGCTGGGCGACGAGATCGGCAAGGGCGCGTACGCCGTCGTTTTCCGCTGCAACCACCGAGAGACGAAGGCCGTGTACGCGGTGAAGATCGTGGACAAGAGAAAGGCGGGACCGAAGGACATCGATGACATCACGCATGAGATTGACGTGATGGGCCGCATCGGCTACCACCCAAACGTGGTGCAGATGATTGAGTACTTCTCCACGGAGCGGCGCTTTTACATCATCCTCGATCTCTTGTCGGGCGGCATGCTGTTTGACCGCATCATCGAGCTGAAGCACTACAGCGAGTCCAACGCCTCAGTGCTGGTGCGCAACGTGCTCTCCGGACTGGCGCATATTCACTCAAGAGGCGTCATACACCGTGACTTGAAGCCGGAgaacctgctgctgcgctacgcggcctcgccgtcgacgtcgccAAACTCGAACTTGACGGACGTGTGCCTCGCAGACTTTGGGTTGGCCGGGTACGTGCCGAGCACCACCTGCTGCGGGTCCCCCTCGTACATCGCGCCAGAGGTGATCAGCGTGGGCTACTACCGAACCCGCAAGGAGCCGTACGACGCCAAGTGCGATATCTGGTCCATCGGCGTCATTACATACATCTTGCTCAGCGGCAAGATGCCATTCCACGGCAACAGCTTCAAGGAAACATTTGAGCTCATTGTCAGCAATCGCTGGTCCTTCAACAGCGACACGTGGGCGAGCGTCACCCCAACAGCGAAGGACTTTATTCAGGCCTGTCTTACCTACGACCCGGTGGAGCGCccgacggcgctggagctgctgcagcatccGTGGCTCGCCAACGAGCAGCCCCACGTGCACCTCGGGCGCAGCCTTGAGTCACTGCGTGATCTCACAAAGAAGAAGGTGAAGGCGGCAGTGCAGGTATTCTGCTGGACGCAGAGCCTCCTCGGTCCGCTGGACTGGACGCCGCCGTTCATGCGTTTCCTGCGGCACACCGACAAGTTCTCCACGGTCCTTACACACCAGTCGCAGACGGACCCGAAGCAGGTGCACACCGTGGACTTTAGCAAGGCGCTGGATCACAAGAAGCCCGGCTGGCGCATCCAGGACTGCTGCACATGTCCTTCGGAGCAGGTCTGTCGGCACATCCAGAACGTACATGAGTACCTCTTCGTCGGCAAGCGCTCCATGGAGGTGTACCCGTTCATCGACGAGCTGCGGATGATGCACGAGGAGGCTGAGGATAGCCTCACGGCGGACCCgcgcgacgccgaggcgAGGAAGCGGCTAGACCAGGTCAACTACCTCATTGAGGCTGCCTGCGTCTTCTCGGACGAGCTGGCAAAGGTGCCGGCGGGGGAGCTCAAACCGAACCTGATGCTGGACGGATCGCGCAACACTCTCTTTCGTGCGCTGGGCGGCTCTCGCAGTGTGACGAAGACGTGGCATGGGTCGGATAAGGAGGATGTGGCGCACCGAGTGGTGGAGAAGATGCGCGCTCAGAAGTTGGCCTCGCCGGCGACAGGGAAGACGACCAAGGCAGCTGCCATGCCGCCGTCCTCGACGCCCACCCCCAAGCCGTCCAGCAAACCATCATCAAGTAAGAGGATCACAACAACTCCAAACGCGGGCACGCCGAGCAGACGCAGCTGA
- a CDS encoding protein kinase, putative: MSLDADYEVESYAFVAGCRVKVYRCTHRSTGAKRAVKVYHTAAMDSRRAAMAVEEGTLAKSLPAAPQLVRVFDVYVEVERVSIVMEYMEHGSLYQRITTCGPLAETEARDVARHILTGLALLHANNVMHRDIKPENVLVRTTTGSSTGLGGAAAKTASAATTVVAIGDFGFATRRIPHDEFVGSPQYSAPELALVALQQRYGHAGAALPITTRPLYSEKCDIWSAGVVVFVALTGLLPFDGATPEDVFTAVIRNAVPFNRVPPGRMGPSARAFVDALLTPNPSKRPSAKEALRHAWLTG, translated from the coding sequence ATGTCCCTCGACGCCGATTACGAGGTGGAAAGCTACGCGTTCGTGGCGGGGTGCCGAGTGAAAGTGTACCGCTGcacgcaccgcagcaccggTGCCAAGCGCGCCGTGAAGGTGTACCACACCGCAGCGATGGAcagccggcgcgccgccaTGGCGGTCGAGGAGGGCACGTTGGCCAAGTCGCtcccagcggcgccgcagctcgtgCGCGTCTTCGACGTCTatgtggaggtggagcgcgTGTCGATTGTGATGGAGTACATGGAGCACGGCTCCCTCTACCAACGGATCACCACCTGCGGCCCTTTGGCGGAGACTGAGGCTCGTGACGTGGCGCGGCACATTCTCACTGGTCTCGCCCTCCTGCACGCCAACAACGTCATGCACCGAGACATCAAGCCTGAAAACGTGCTCGTGCGTACCACcacaggcagcagcaccggtcttggtggcgcggctgccaagaccgcctctgctgcgacGACTGTGGTGGCCATTGGCGACTTCGGCTTCGCCACGCGCCGAATCCCGCACGACGAGTTCGTCGGCTCCCCGCAATACAGCGCGCCAGAGTTGGCCCTCGttgcgcttcagcagcgctacggtcacgccggtgccgcgctgcccatCACTACGCGTCCGCTGTACAGCGAAAAGTGCGACATTTGGTCGGCTGGTGTGGTCGTGTTCGTGGCGCTTACCGGCCTCCTGCCCTTCGACGGCGCCACCCCCGAGGACGTCTTTACGGCGGTGATACGCAACGCCGTTCCCTTCAACAGGGTGCCGCCCGGCCGGATGGGGCCCTCTGCCAGGGCGTTCGTCGACGCCCTGCTGACGCCGAACCCGTCAAAGCGGCCATCGGCCAAGGAGGCACTGCGGCACGCGTGGCTGACCGGCTAG
- a CDS encoding 3-oxoacyl-(acyl-carrier protein) reductase-like protein translates to MVWNVRGKVGVITGASCALGREIMERLASQHQMKLACVSRKPLATPLPAGCAAFVADVSRGDDCDALMKSVQRELGAVSLLINCAGVTLSKVHVMCTDDDYAAVMNTNLKGALQVTRAALRHGGLLKLQDGAVLHIGSVAGVVGNEGQVLYSASKAALSGAVKSWALEYGPRNIRFNVVAPGLIDGEGMATTLTEGQKQRWRDDCPLKRLATASEVADMAVAVALCRYMNGQTIAVDGGLS, encoded by the coding sequence ATGGTGTGGAATGTGCGTGGCAAGGTGGGCGTCATCACCGGTGCTTCCTGCGCCCTCGGCCGCGAAATCATGGAGAGGCTGGCCAGCCAGCATCAGATGAAGCTGGCGTGTGTCTCTCGCAAGCCGCTTGCCACACCGCTGCCTGCTGGCTGCGCGGCTTTTGTGGCCGACGTGAGTCGCGGCGACGACTGCGACGCCCTCATGAAATCGGTTCAGCGTGAGCTTGGCGCGGTGTCGCTTCTCATCAACTGCGCCGGCGTTACACTCAGCAAGGTCCACGTGATGTGCACCGACGACGACTACGCGGCTGTCATGAATACAAACCTGAAgggtgcgctgcaggtgacgcgtgcggcgctgcggcatgGCGGATTGCTCAAACTGCAGGATGGGGCCGTGCTGCACATAGGCTCTGTGGCGGGTGTGGTGGGCAACGAGGGGCAGGTGCTGTACAGCGCGTCCAAGGCTGCCCTCAGCGGGGCGGTCAAGTCGTGGGCGCTTGAGTATGGCCCGCGCAACATCCGCTTCAACGTGGTCGCACCGGGCCTCATCGATGGGGAAGGCATGGCCACGACACTGACCGAGGGGCAGAAGCAACGTTGGCGTGATGACTGTCCGCTCAAGCGGCTTGCCACCGCTTCGGAGGTGGCAGACATGgccgtggccgtggcgctgtgccgctaCATGAATGGGCAGACAATCGCCGTCGATGGCGGCTTATCGTGA